In Kineococcus sp. NBC_00420, a single genomic region encodes these proteins:
- the proB gene encoding glutamate 5-kinase, whose amino-acid sequence MTTPSPVARREDLAQARRVVVKVGSSSLTTAAGGLDASRLDALVDVLARRRLGGGDVVLVSSGAIAAGLAPLGLRKRPRDLASQQAAASVGQGLLLAEYTRAFARAGLTVGQVLLTAEDVVRRTHYGNAQRTLERLLGLGVVPVVNENDTVATHEIRFGDNDRLAALVAHLVRADALVLLSDVDALYDAPPSTPGARRIATVRGPEDLSGVTVGSAGAAGVGTGGMSTKVEAAAIAVAAGVPTLVTSATLAHDALSGVDVGTWFALPTARRARRSTRQLWLAHAAAPAGRLVLDDGAVRAVRANRSSLLPAGVVGVSGRFRAGDPVDLVDGNGHALARGLVNYSSEELPDMLGRSTRELARQWGPAYEREVVHRDHLVLLGR is encoded by the coding sequence GTGACCACCCCGTCCCCGGTCGCCCGGCGCGAGGACCTCGCGCAGGCCCGGCGCGTCGTCGTCAAGGTCGGCTCGTCGTCGCTGACGACGGCGGCCGGGGGACTGGACGCGTCGCGGTTGGACGCGCTCGTGGACGTGCTCGCGCGACGTCGGCTGGGGGGCGGGGACGTCGTCCTCGTCTCCTCCGGCGCCATCGCGGCGGGGTTGGCGCCGCTGGGCCTGCGCAAGCGTCCGCGTGACCTGGCGAGCCAGCAGGCCGCGGCCAGCGTCGGGCAGGGCCTGCTGCTGGCCGAGTACACCCGGGCCTTCGCCCGAGCCGGCCTCACCGTCGGGCAGGTGCTGCTGACGGCCGAGGACGTCGTGCGACGCACCCACTACGGCAACGCCCAGCGCACGCTGGAACGGTTGCTCGGCCTCGGGGTCGTGCCCGTGGTCAACGAGAACGACACCGTCGCGACCCACGAGATCCGCTTCGGCGACAACGACCGGCTCGCGGCGCTCGTCGCCCACCTCGTGCGCGCCGACGCGCTCGTGCTGCTCTCCGACGTCGACGCCCTCTACGACGCCCCGCCCTCGACGCCGGGCGCGCGCCGGATCGCCACGGTCCGCGGCCCCGAGGACCTCTCGGGGGTGACCGTCGGCTCCGCCGGGGCCGCGGGCGTCGGGACGGGCGGGATGAGCACGAAGGTCGAGGCCGCCGCGATCGCCGTCGCCGCGGGGGTACCGACGCTGGTGACCTCCGCGACGCTCGCGCACGACGCGCTGAGCGGGGTGGACGTCGGCACCTGGTTCGCGCTGCCCACCGCTCGCCGGGCCCGCCGCAGCACGCGACAGCTCTGGCTCGCGCACGCCGCCGCACCCGCCGGCCGGCTCGTGCTCGACGACGGGGCCGTGCGCGCGGTGCGCGCCAACCGCTCCTCGCTGCTGCCCGCGGGGGTCGTCGGGGTGTCGGGACGCTTCCGCGCGGGGGACCCGGTGGACCTGGTCGACGGAAACGGCCACGCGCTGGCCCGGGGACTGGTGAACTACTCCTCGGAAGAACTGCCGGACATGCTCGGCCGGTCGACGCGCGAGCTCGCCCGGCAGTGGGGCCCGGCCTACGAGCGCGAGGTGGTCCACCGTGACCACCTGGTGCTCCTGGGGCGCTGA